From the Plodia interpunctella isolate USDA-ARS_2022_Savannah chromosome 5, ilPloInte3.2, whole genome shotgun sequence genome, one window contains:
- the PpV gene encoding serine/threonine-protein phosphatase 6 catalytic subunit, translating to MKMCDVDKWIEIAKRCKYLPEDDLRELCNIVCDLLLEEPNVQPVQTPVTVCGDIHGQFYDLEELFNKGGQVPDTKYIFMGDYVDRGYYSLETLTLLMALKARYPDRIVLLRGNHETCQITKVYGFYDECLNKYGNANAWKDCCRVFDLLTVAALIDETVLCVHGGLSPEISMLDQIRCIDRNQQIPHKGAFCDLLWSDPAEVKTWSVSPRGAGWLFGSYVTELFMNYNNLNLICRAHQLVNEGYKYMFDKRLVTVWSAPNYCYRCGNVASILEFKTVNDRTPKIFQAVPDSEREVPPQHTTPYFL from the exons ATGAAGATGTGTGACGTGGATAAATGGATAGAAATTGCAAAGAGGTGTAAATATTTACCAGAAGATGATTTACGGGAGTTGTGCAACATTGTCTGTGATCTGTTGCTGGAGGAACCCAACGTCCAACCGGTCCAGACCCCAGTAACCGTTTGTGGAGATATACATGGACAG TTTTATGACCTAGAAGAACTGTTCAACAAGGGAGGCCAAGTACCAGACACAAAGTATATATTCATGGGAGACTATGTCGATCGAGGCTACTACAGTTTAGAAACACTGACTTTACTTATGGCTCTGAAAGCCCGTTACCCAGATAG GATAGTCTTGTTAAGAGGGAATCATGAAACCTGTCAAATCACAAAAGTGTATGGTTTCTATGATGAATGCCTCAACAAATATGGTAATGCAAATGCCTGGAAAGATTGCTGCAGAGTATTTGACCTTCTAACTGTGGCAGcg tTAATAGATGAAACAGTTCTGTGTGTCCACGGAGGATTATCACCAGAGATCTCTATGCTCGATCAGATCAGGTGTATTGATAGGAATCAACAAATACCACATAAAGGTGCCTTCTGTGACTTGCTGTGGTCAGATCCAGCTGAAGTCAAAACATG GTCAGTGAGCCCCAGAGGTGCAGGTTGGTTGTTTGGGAGCTACGTCACAGAATTATTTATGAACTATAATAACCTAAATCTAATATGCAGAGCCCATCAACTCGTAAATgaag gttacaaatatatgtttgatAAACGATTGGTAACAGTCTGGTCAGCTCCTAATTACTGCTATCGATGCGGTAATGTGGCTTCCATATTGGAATTCAAGACCGTCAATGACAGAACGCCAAAAATATTCCAAGCTGTCCCTGACAGTGAACGTGAAGTGCCTCCACAACACACCACACCATACTTCCTTTGA
- the eIF3i gene encoding eukaryotic translation initiation factor 3 subunit I, whose translation MKPLMLQGHERAITQIKYNREGDLLFSAAKDSKPNVWWSLNGERLGTFNGHGGVVWCLDVDWQTINLITGGGDSSCRLWDLETGKNIATIKTNSSVRTCNFSFSAYQAAYTTDKAMGHPCEVFIIDTRTIDDSISTQAPILKWEITDSKVTSMVWGTLDETIITGHESGDLNQWDLRTGKKVHSIKEHTHQINDMQLSRDATMFITASKDQTAKLFDTSSLELLKEYKTERPVNSAALSPILDHVVLGGGQDAMEVTTTSTRQGKFDARFFHLVFEEEFGRVKGHFGPINSLAFHPDGKSYASGGEDGYVRVQSFDQSYFDYTFDYNRD comes from the exons atg aaaCCTCTTATGCTACAAGGGCACGAGCGTGCCATCACGCAGATCAAGTACAACCGTGAAGGAGACTTGCTGTTTTCAGCAGCGAAGGATTCCAAGCCAAATGTGTGGTGGTCCTTGAACGGAGAACGTTTGGGCACTTTCAACGGCCACGGTGGTGTGGTTTGGTGCCTCGACGTAGATTGGCAGACGATAAACTTGATCACGGGTGGAGGTGACAGTTCCTGCag aTTATGGGACTTGGAAACAGGGAAGAATATAGCTACAATAAAGACAAATTCATCTGTGAGGACATGTAACTTCAGCTTCAGTGCCTACCAGGCCGCATACACCACAGATAAGGCTATGGGACATCCCTGTGAG GTCTTTATCATCGACACCAGAACTATTGATGACTCCATTTCCACTCAAGCACCAATCCTAAAGTGGGAGATCACAGACTCGAAGGTCACCTCAATGGTGTGGGGAACACTGGATGAAACCATCATCACAGGTCATGAAAGTGGAGATCTCAATCAGTGGGATCTTAGG aCTGGCAAAAAAGTGCATTCTATCAAAGAGCACACACATCAAATCAATGACATGCAGCTGTCCCGAGATGCTACCATGTTCATCACTGCTTCCAAAGACCAGACAGCCAAACTGTTTGACACCAGCTCTTTGGAACTACTCAAAGAGTACAAAACTGAGCGACCCGTGAATTCTGCTGCTCTCAGTCCTATCCTAGACCATGTGGTGCTTGGTGGTGGTCAAGATGCTATGGAAGTAACAACTACTTCTACTCGTCAAGGGAAGTTCGATGCTCGATTCTTCCACTTAGTATTTGAAGAGGAGTTTGGACGTGTTAAAGGACATTTTGGCCCAATCAACAGTTTGGCTTTCCATCCTGACGGAAAGAGTTATGCTTCTGGGGGTGAAGATGGTTACGTACGGGTACAGAGTTTTGACCAATCTTACTTTGATTATACTTTCGATTACAACCGTGATTAA
- the LOC128670102 gene encoding coiled-coil domain-containing protein 28A, producing MSLDIEEANETQQLMQNEGEEEEQKVCNSAISPVTSNKMSSGAASLTSGKPQVQPSSGNNSLNESTKVSYINERRLHRDLMRSNYNNRPKHVPKETTDVKHMEKALLELLEDFHTGKLSAFGTGCSMEQMINVRDQQEHLARLHFRLCADVEKPTDDSFENSGARDKMAQLVQSLEQLSASIEHLHSDGTINIDNGSSKQT from the coding sequence ATGAGTTTGGACATAGAAGAGGCTAACGAAACTCAACAATTGATGCAGAATGAAGGGGAAGAAGAAGAGCAGAAAGTGTGCAATTCAGCTATTTCACCTGTTACCAGTAACAAGATGTCCAGTGGAGCGGCAAGTCTAACTTCAGGGAAGCCTCAGGTGCAGCCTAGCTCCGGAAATAATAGTTTGAACGAGTCAACTAAAGTCTCATACATTAACGAAAGACGGTTGCATCGGGATTTAATGAGAtctaattataacaatagaCCCAAACATGTTCCTAAAGAAACTACTGATGTAAAGCACATGGAAAAAGCATTATTGGAGCTTCTGGAAGATTTTCATACTGGGAAATTAAGTGCATTTGGCACAGGTTGCAGTATGGAGCAAATGATTAATGTTCGGGATCAGCAAGAACATTTAGCTAGATTACATTTCAGACTTTGTGCTGATGTTGAAAAGCCAACAGATGatagttttgaaaattctgGTGCAAGAGATAAAATGGCTCAACTAGTACAAAGTTTAGAGCAACTGTCAGCGTCTATTGAACATCTGCATTCAGATGGTAccataaatatagataatggCAGTtctaaacaaacataa
- the LOC128669903 gene encoding RNA-binding protein RO60-like has product MSKKPLDPALRNRVIRYLHTGNEFPIYFPGCWASHKYFEADKLPVINLILADAAHGSDVVEIIVKAYKDGWYTRFDTLAFALSKCLLVGASPVKEAAYKAAAEICKTPEQMMLFNKFTRLLKTGNGRGWCKNVQDWYLKKEPMELAKEMTRVRARHGRSHKTLLRKSHVKIPENDHARDAVVKYAIFGLKRAKQLLGEAQGTKEIFEYIQKVEDMRHCEDAVAAAAIATQNKFTLDHVPGHLLTSQEVWNAVLPQFSLEELLYHIQRIHNMGFLTNDSTTNAILVSLLTNQDVIKKSKVTPLAVYIALCNYKKKSRPLKHEKAKVAAEKEIRRRTRQMFDSKTGTWEWIVTRRHPKEVKNWGIDQPPNQAVIAALTNLIDLTWVLTPPTNARYMITMDMRHHMFKGRHFCKSFVVPKKVKKTSTKTTPTASAGGGDGEPEKKNKKRLLAECFYNRHVTPGHAAIILALQILKRERDVKLAVFTDDGLQLVSIEKNFSTIDEAEFVLRQVNLGRVQLDAPMVYAANNDLKVDVFINMVDRPTRYMELEAAERGGRGPGGRYGPPPAKDDVPDHCPVRALLRYRQQSGIMDAKLIVMSLASHRVGTSDGSHEGVLDIVGIDEHVPKLMDAFVLGQFK; this is encoded by the exons ATGAGTAAGAAGCCACTTGATCCGGCACTACGTAACCGGGTCATACGGTATTTGCATACTGGAAATGAATTTCCGATATATTTCCCTGGATGCTGGGCGTCTCACAAGTATTTTGAGGCAGATAAACTGCCtgttatcaatttaattctTGCTGACGCCGCTCATGGTTCTGATGTTGTGGAAATCATTGTAAAg GCATATAAGGATGGCTGGTATACTCGCTTTGATACCCTTGCATTTGCTCTTAGCAAATGTTTGCTGGTTGGTGCCTCACCAGTCAAGGAAGCTGCATATAAAGCTGCAGCTGAAATTTGTAAAACACCAGAACAGATGATGCTTTTTAACAAATTCACTAGGCTTCTGAAAACAG GTAATGGCAGGGGATGGTGCAAGAATGTTCAGGACTGGTATCTCAAAAAGGAGCCTATGGAACTAGCCAAGGAAATGACTCGGGTCCGTGCACGTCATGGTCGCTCCCACAAAACGCTGCTTCGAAAATCACATGTGAAAATTCCTGAAAATGATCATG ctcgGGATGCTGTCGTAAAGTATGCGATTTTTGGACTGAAACGAGCTAAGCAGCTGCTTGGTGAAGCGCAAGGCACAAAGGAGATCTTCGAGTACATTCAGAAGGTCGAGGACATGCGTCACTGCGAGGATGCAGTCGCGGCCGCGGCCATTGCTACTCAAAATAAGTTCACTTTGGACCACGTCCCTGGACATCTGCTTACATCTCAGGAA GTTTGGAATGCAGTTCTGCCTCAGTTCAGCCTAGAAGAACTTCTGTACCATATTCAGCGTATCCACAACATGGGCTTTTTGACCAATGACTCTACCACTAATGCTATTCTTGTCTCTCTGTTGACCAACCAAGATGTCATTAAGAAGTCCAAAGTCACTCCACTTGCTGTGTACATTGCTTTGTGTAACTACAAAAAGAAGAGCAG GCCTCTGAAACACGAAAAAGCAAAAGTGGCCGCTGAGAAGGAAATCCGTCGTCGCACTCGTCAGATGTTCGACAGCAAGACCGGTACGTGGGAGTGGATAGTCACCAGGCGACACCCCAAGGAGGTCAAGAATTGGG GTATCGACCAGCCTCCTAACCAGGCGGTGATCGCGGCCTTGACCAATCTCATCGACTTGACCTGGGTGCTGACGCCGCCAACTAATGCCCGCTACATGATCACGATGGATATGAGACACCACATGTTTAAAG GTCGTCACTTCTGCAAAAGCTTCGTGGTCCCGAAAAAAGTCAAGAAGACCTCAACTAAGACCACCCCAACGGCCTCCGCGGGTGGGGGGGACGGCGAACCGGAGAAGAAGAACAAGAAGCGGCTGCTTGCTGAATGTTTTTACAACAGGCACGTCACGCCCGGACATGCAG ctatCATCCTCGCCCTGCAAATCCTGAAGCGCGAGCGCGATGTGAAGCTGGCCGTGTTCACGGACGACGGCTTGCAGCTCGTCTCCATCGAGAAAAACTTCAGCACCATCGACGAGGCCGAGTTTGTGTTAAGG CAAGTGAACCTGGGCCGCGTGCAGCTTGACGCCCCGATGGTGTACGCCGCGAACAACGACCTGAAAGTGGACGTGTTCATCAACATGGTGGACCGGCCCACGCGCTACATGGAGCTGGAGGCGGCGGAGCGCGGCGGCCGCGGCCCGGGCGGCCGCTACGGCCCGCCGCCGGCCAAGGACGATGTGCCGGACCACTGTCCGGTGCGCGCGCTGCTCAGATACCGCCAGCAATCCGGCATTATGGATGCCAA attgatcGTGATGTCCCTGGCCTCCCACCGCGTGGGCACGTCGGACGGCAGCCACGAGGGCGTGCTGGACATCGTGGGCATCGACGAGCACGTGCCCAAGCTCATGGACGCGTTCGTGCTCGGCCAGTTCAAGTGA